The following coding sequences lie in one Candidatus Paceibacterota bacterium genomic window:
- a CDS encoding NAD(+) synthase, translated as MSERFDSIYAHGMIRAAVCIPSLRVADPAFNLERTLALARQASRAQVAVALFPELGLSAYSNDDLFHQDALLDASKAAVAQLVKASAALTPVLVVGSPLMFEAKLFNCAVVIYRGQVLGLVPKTYLPNYREYYEKRQFASSRDAVSREVTFLGKRVPFGNDLVFEAGNFEGFRLHAEICEDVWVPVPPSTYAAMAGATVLLNLSASNITVGKAEYRRNLCAGQSGKCIAAYLYSCAGPGESTTDLAWDGHALIHENGDLLAESARFADREQMITADVDLERLMHDRMRLGSFSDSVADHRARLREMRRIPFEFRVPRGRVALRREFPRFPYVPSDARERDQRCFEAYNIQVHGLLKRLSNAGIKRIVIGVSGGLDSTQALIVAARTMDRLGPPRKNILAYTMPGFATSELTLRNAHKLMKALGVTASEIDIRPSCAQMFRDIGHPFAGGKPVYDVTFENVQAGERTSHLFRLANQHNALVLGTGDLSELALGWMTYGVGDHMSHYNVNCSVSKTLIQHLIRWVVSSGEFDAATNNVLGAILATEISPELVPHAKGRSARPAQKTADVVGPYELQDFNLYYITRHGFRPSKVAFLAWHAWGDKNRGAWPDLLPAEKRHQYDLRTIKKWLGVFLYRFFKISQFKRSAMPNGPKVGSGGALSPRGDWRAPSDSEAEVWLSELRDNVPS; from the coding sequence ATGAGTGAGCGTTTTGACTCGATCTACGCGCACGGCATGATCCGGGCGGCGGTGTGCATCCCATCGCTACGCGTGGCCGACCCGGCCTTTAACCTGGAGCGCACGCTGGCGCTGGCCCGGCAGGCGTCCCGGGCCCAGGTAGCCGTCGCGCTGTTCCCTGAGCTGGGCCTTTCGGCCTACTCGAACGACGATCTGTTTCACCAGGACGCGCTGCTGGACGCCAGCAAAGCGGCTGTGGCGCAGTTGGTCAAGGCGAGTGCCGCCTTAACCCCCGTGCTGGTGGTGGGGTCGCCGCTAATGTTCGAGGCCAAGCTGTTCAATTGCGCCGTGGTGATCTACCGCGGGCAGGTGCTGGGGCTGGTGCCCAAGACCTACTTGCCGAACTACCGCGAGTACTACGAGAAGCGGCAGTTCGCCTCCAGTCGCGACGCGGTGAGCCGCGAGGTCACCTTCTTGGGCAAGCGCGTGCCGTTTGGCAATGACTTGGTGTTCGAGGCCGGCAACTTCGAGGGCTTCCGGCTGCATGCGGAGATTTGCGAGGACGTGTGGGTGCCTGTTCCGCCCAGCACCTATGCGGCTATGGCGGGGGCAACCGTGCTGCTCAACCTCTCGGCCAGCAACATCACGGTCGGCAAGGCGGAATACCGACGCAACCTGTGCGCGGGCCAGTCAGGGAAGTGCATCGCCGCGTACCTGTATTCGTGCGCCGGGCCGGGCGAGTCCACGACGGACCTGGCCTGGGACGGGCACGCGCTGATCCACGAAAACGGCGACCTGCTGGCGGAGTCGGCGCGATTTGCCGACAGGGAGCAGATGATCACGGCGGACGTGGACCTGGAGCGGCTGATGCACGACCGGATGCGGTTGGGCAGCTTCAGCGATTCGGTGGCGGACCACCGCGCGCGCCTGCGGGAGATGCGGCGCATTCCATTCGAGTTTCGAGTCCCGAGAGGCCGCGTGGCGTTGCGGCGGGAGTTCCCCCGTTTCCCCTACGTGCCGAGCGACGCGCGCGAGCGCGACCAGAGGTGCTTCGAGGCCTACAACATCCAGGTGCACGGCTTGCTGAAGCGGTTGTCGAACGCGGGCATCAAACGAATAGTCATCGGCGTCTCGGGCGGACTGGACTCGACGCAGGCGCTCATCGTGGCGGCCCGGACGATGGACCGGCTGGGGCCGCCGCGGAAGAACATCCTGGCCTACACCATGCCCGGATTCGCCACCAGCGAGCTGACGCTCCGCAACGCGCACAAACTGATGAAGGCGCTGGGCGTCACTGCCAGCGAGATTGACATCCGGCCGTCGTGCGCGCAGATGTTCCGCGACATCGGGCATCCATTTGCCGGCGGCAAGCCCGTGTATGACGTCACCTTCGAGAATGTGCAGGCGGGCGAGCGCACCTCGCACCTCTTTCGCCTGGCCAACCAACACAACGCGCTGGTGCTGGGCACGGGCGACCTGAGCGAACTGGCGCTGGGCTGGATGACTTACGGCGTCGGCGACCACATGTCGCACTACAACGTGAACTGCTCGGTGAGCAAGACGCTGATCCAGCACCTGATCCGGTGGGTCGTGTCGTCGGGGGAGTTCGACGCGGCCACCAATAATGTGCTGGGGGCGATCCTGGCGACGGAGATTTCGCCCGAGCTCGTCCCCCACGCGAAAGGCAGGTCCGCCCGCCCGGCCCAGAAGACGGCGGACGTGGTGGGGCCTTACGAGCTGCAGGACTTCAACCTCTACTACATCACGCGGCATGGGTTCCGGCCCAGCAAGGTCGCTTTCCTGGCCTGGCACGCGTGGGGCGACAAGAACCGCGGCGCCTGGCCCGACCTGCTGCCGGCGGAGAAGCGGCACCAATATGACCTGCGGACCATCAAGAAGTGGCTGGGGGTATTCCTCTATCGCTTCTTCAAGATCAGCCAGTTCAAGCGCTCGGCGATGCCCAACGGCCCGAAGGTCGGCTCCGGCGGCGCGCTCTCTCCGCGCGGCGACTGGCGCGCCCCCAGCGATTCCGAGGCCGAGGTGTGGTTGAGCGAGTTGCGAGACAACGTGCCGAGCTAA